One Succinispira mobilis DSM 6222 genomic window carries:
- the ppsA gene encoding phosphoenolpyruvate synthase, protein MAYLLWFNQIKKEDVELVGGKSASLGEMTSKTSVPVPYGFATTAEAYRYFLKASGVEKTIENLTAKLTDVEDTVQLKEVCAEIRNSIMQAEMPADLAAEIGKAYEELAVKVGEPQPFVAVRSSATAEDLPDASFAGQQDTYLNVLGAQEVIERVKECYASTFTDRAVYYRTKKGFPHLDVALSAVIQMMVFSKSAGVMFTVDIATGNDKDIFIEAGWGLGEYVVQGTVTPDSYLVSKDNLEIKNIFVSDKPLMLVRKPGGGCEEQRVPQDKARAQVLTEEQVKELAAHAKTIEAHYGCYMDIEWGVDERTNKIWILQARPETVWSRRTEKEKAELLGTAPNKQTTEKKVVVVKGLPASPGKVAGRARVILDPNRINEFQDGEILVTEMTAPDWVPAMKKAKAIVTDSGGMTCHASIVSRELGIPCIVGTKSRGEACTVKIKDGMMITVDATHGIVYEGVLEETKKETPTQTMQVAETFPVTGTKIYMNLGDPDLAEKYCQLPCDGIGLMREEFIWTTYIHEHPLYMIETGRADKVVESLADGIQKVCQAMSPRPVVLRFSDFKSSEYRDLKGGDKYEPHEPSALLGWRGASRYYDPKYIEAFKLELAAIKKVREEYGYKNLYVMIPFCRNIDEIKKVTALMAEQGLQRSADFKVWLMAEIPANIILADQFNEYVDGYSIGSNDLTMLVLGCDRDNDTVSHIYDERNLAVKRAIRHLIDVAHKGGKTVSICGQAPSVYPEFAEFLVRSGIDSMSVNPDTVKYTRKMIAQVEQRIMLECLTKRGRVDSEDYTW, encoded by the coding sequence ATGGCATATTTATTATGGTTTAATCAAATTAAAAAAGAAGATGTAGAATTAGTTGGTGGTAAATCCGCTTCTCTCGGAGAAATGACGTCTAAGACTAGTGTTCCTGTACCTTATGGTTTTGCAACTACCGCTGAAGCTTACAGATATTTTTTAAAGGCTAGTGGTGTAGAAAAAACTATTGAAAATTTAACTGCCAAACTAACAGATGTAGAAGATACTGTTCAATTAAAAGAAGTTTGTGCTGAAATTCGTAACAGCATTATGCAAGCCGAGATGCCAGCAGATTTAGCGGCTGAAATTGGTAAAGCTTATGAAGAATTAGCTGTTAAAGTTGGGGAACCACAGCCTTTTGTTGCTGTTCGTTCTAGTGCTACTGCCGAAGATTTACCAGACGCAAGCTTTGCTGGTCAACAAGACACTTATTTAAATGTTTTAGGTGCCCAAGAAGTAATTGAACGTGTGAAAGAATGTTATGCTTCTACTTTTACCGATCGTGCAGTTTATTACCGCACTAAAAAAGGCTTTCCCCATTTAGATGTTGCTTTAAGTGCTGTAATTCAAATGATGGTTTTCTCTAAATCAGCTGGTGTTATGTTTACTGTAGATATCGCAACTGGTAATGATAAAGATATTTTTATTGAAGCTGGTTGGGGTTTAGGGGAATATGTTGTTCAAGGTACTGTTACTCCTGATAGTTATTTAGTAAGTAAAGATAATCTTGAAATCAAAAATATTTTCGTAAGCGATAAACCTTTAATGTTGGTCAGAAAACCAGGTGGTGGGTGTGAAGAACAACGTGTACCTCAAGATAAAGCTCGTGCTCAAGTTTTAACCGAAGAACAAGTTAAAGAATTAGCCGCTCACGCTAAAACAATAGAAGCTCATTATGGTTGCTATATGGATATTGAGTGGGGTGTAGACGAGCGTACCAATAAAATTTGGATTTTGCAAGCTCGCCCTGAAACAGTTTGGTCAAGAAGAACGGAAAAGGAAAAAGCGGAATTATTAGGTACTGCTCCTAATAAGCAAACTACTGAAAAAAAAGTTGTTGTTGTTAAAGGTTTGCCTGCTAGTCCTGGTAAAGTTGCTGGTCGGGCTCGAGTTATTTTAGATCCAAATCGAATTAATGAATTTCAAGATGGGGAAATTTTAGTTACAGAAATGACTGCCCCTGATTGGGTTCCAGCTATGAAAAAAGCCAAAGCTATTGTTACTGACTCTGGTGGTATGACTTGTCATGCGTCTATCGTTAGTCGCGAACTAGGCATTCCTTGTATTGTTGGCACTAAAAGCCGTGGCGAAGCTTGTACTGTTAAAATTAAAGATGGCATGATGATTACTGTTGATGCAACTCACGGTATTGTTTATGAAGGAGTTCTAGAAGAAACTAAAAAAGAAACACCTACCCAAACAATGCAAGTTGCAGAAACATTCCCGGTTACTGGAACTAAAATCTATATGAATTTAGGCGATCCTGACCTTGCCGAAAAATATTGTCAATTACCTTGTGACGGAATTGGCTTAATGCGCGAAGAATTTATTTGGACAACCTATATTCACGAACATCCTTTGTATATGATTGAAACTGGTCGTGCTGATAAAGTTGTAGAATCTCTAGCTGATGGCATCCAAAAAGTTTGTCAAGCTATGTCACCTCGCCCAGTAGTTTTGCGGTTTAGCGATTTTAAATCTAGTGAATATCGTGATTTAAAAGGTGGCGATAAATATGAGCCACATGAGCCAAGTGCTCTATTAGGCTGGCGTGGTGCTTCTCGCTATTATGATCCTAAATATATTGAAGCTTTCAAGTTAGAATTAGCAGCTATAAAAAAAGTGCGGGAAGAATATGGTTATAAAAATCTCTATGTTATGATTCCTTTCTGTCGCAACATTGACGAAATCAAAAAAGTTACTGCACTAATGGCTGAACAAGGTTTGCAACGCAGTGCCGATTTTAAAGTTTGGTTAATGGCTGAAATCCCCGCTAATATAATTTTAGCTGATCAGTTTAACGAATATGTTGATGGTTACTCTATCGGTTCTAACGATTTAACTATGCTAGTTCTTGGTTGCGATCGTGATAATGATACGGTTTCTCATATTTATGATGAGCGAAATCTTGCTGTAAAACGTGCTATTCGTCATTTAATTGATGTCGCACACAAAGGTGGCAAAACAGTTTCTATTTGTGGGCAAGCACCTAGCGTTTACCCTGAATTTGCTGAATTCTTAGTTCGCAGTGGTATTGATTCAATGTCTGTAAACCCAGACACAGTTAAATACACGCGCAAAATGATTGCTCAAGTAGAGCAACGCATTATGCTTGAATGTTTAACAAAACGGGGCAGAGTAGACAGCGAAGACTATACTTGGTAA
- a CDS encoding sensor domain-containing diguanylate cyclase translates to MKVSIKTICPLLLFIFIAYKYEFELIDKAYKDGFLLMLVIVLLIFIVGLKHRKLEKIKKTNNILSNIVENIQGSVVEGIYDQNLMIRYANDAFFKNIGWTKAEFAERFNNAFLQLVPQEEQKEFLQQIEEKLTFDCTIELEYNLLRKDGKIIHILDQSIFIKDESGKITFYSTLTDVSNNQSAINSLVSLVSRNLELENITDNMDIGFAKVALEPQIKLQYLNKKAVNYLGYSREEFKEKDMFSLLGIIETVKILRKIWLLKFNNEAVKFETKAKHRNGNDVYFSVRINKILDAFGNNIAVVVFQDITEEKKTRENLILSERRFQIAIDNSEAIIFDYLPKEQRLINSEVAIKMYGIDKVMENFPQSWLEKKIVAPESEACFMNAFQEIASGESKINFIIKTFDKKGGVKWQEVTIVNVFTDGSSEIRQAVGIMHDITEVKEQELQLQHLAQIDQLTSIYNKISTKRLIENEFTYSNYNIRHALFLIDLDNFKEVNDKFGHACGDKVLVELSGEIKRAFREVDIVGRVGGDEFMVLLKNFSDKKIISDKMAELATLLDQKVTFEGRTTRVTASIGVAIYPDDGTSFDELYKKADWAMYAVKGSGKQGCEFYQDSLEPKIVLR, encoded by the coding sequence ATGAAAGTTTCTATAAAAACAATCTGCCCACTTCTTTTGTTTATTTTTATAGCTTATAAATATGAATTTGAACTTATTGACAAAGCGTATAAAGATGGATTTTTATTGATGTTGGTAATTGTTTTATTGATTTTTATTGTCGGCCTTAAGCATAGAAAGCTTGAAAAAATTAAAAAAACAAATAATATATTGAGCAATATCGTTGAAAATATTCAAGGTTCTGTAGTTGAAGGAATTTATGATCAAAATCTTATGATTAGATATGCTAATGATGCATTTTTTAAAAATATCGGTTGGACTAAGGCGGAATTTGCAGAACGATTTAATAATGCATTTTTACAATTAGTACCGCAAGAGGAACAAAAAGAATTTTTGCAGCAGATTGAAGAAAAACTAACTTTTGATTGTACAATTGAATTAGAATATAATTTGCTACGCAAGGATGGTAAAATCATTCATATTTTAGATCAATCGATTTTTATTAAAGATGAATCTGGAAAGATAACTTTTTACTCTACTCTAACAGATGTATCAAATAATCAGTCGGCAATTAATTCCTTGGTTTCCTTGGTTTCGCGAAATTTAGAGTTAGAAAATATTACTGATAACATGGATATTGGTTTTGCTAAAGTTGCTTTAGAACCGCAAATAAAATTGCAGTACCTTAATAAAAAAGCAGTTAATTATTTAGGATACTCTAGAGAAGAGTTTAAAGAAAAAGATATGTTTTCTTTGTTGGGTATTATCGAAACTGTGAAAATTTTAAGAAAGATATGGCTACTTAAGTTTAATAATGAAGCAGTAAAATTTGAAACAAAAGCAAAACACAGAAATGGTAATGATGTTTACTTTTCTGTTCGAATAAATAAAATTTTAGATGCTTTTGGAAATAATATTGCAGTCGTGGTGTTTCAAGATATTACGGAGGAAAAGAAAACTAGAGAGAATTTAATATTAAGTGAACGACGTTTTCAAATTGCGATTGACAACTCGGAAGCTATTATATTTGACTATTTGCCAAAAGAACAGCGGTTAATAAATTCAGAGGTAGCAATTAAGATGTATGGAATTGATAAGGTTATGGAAAATTTCCCGCAATCGTGGCTGGAGAAAAAGATTGTAGCACCTGAAAGCGAAGCCTGCTTTATGAATGCCTTCCAAGAAATAGCCAGCGGAGAATCGAAGATTAATTTTATTATTAAAACCTTTGATAAAAAGGGCGGAGTGAAATGGCAAGAAGTTACTATTGTTAACGTTTTTACCGATGGTAGTAGTGAAATAAGGCAAGCTGTAGGCATAATGCATGATATTACTGAAGTTAAAGAGCAGGAACTACAATTACAACATTTGGCCCAAATAGATCAACTTACAAGTATATATAATAAAATATCAACTAAACGCTTGATTGAAAATGAATTTACATATAGTAATTATAATATTAGGCATGCTTTATTTTTGATAGATTTAGATAATTTCAAAGAGGTAAATGATAAATTCGGACATGCTTGTGGCGACAAGGTATTGGTAGAGTTAAGTGGAGAAATAAAGCGGGCTTTTAGAGAGGTTGATATTGTTGGCCGAGTAGGTGGGGATGAATTTATGGTTTTATTGAAAAATTTTTCTGATAAAAAAATTATTAGTGATAAAATGGCTGAACTAGCTACTTTGTTAGATCAAAAAGTAACTTTTGAAGGTAGAACTACAAGAGTTACAGCAAGCATAGGTGTAGCTATTTATCCGGATGATGGTACAAGTTTTGATGAGCTTTATAAAAAAGCTGATTGGGCTATGTATGCTGTTAAAGGTTCAGGCAAGCAGGGATGTGAGTTTTATCAAGACAGTTTAGAACCGAAAATTGTTCTAAGATAA
- a CDS encoding DMT family transporter, giving the protein MNNKLLYLALFSVSFFWGTSFALVKIGLSLSGQVEFVFSRLFVSACIFAIFLCFLRKSINIKIAPAHYKDFFILSIIGITTYYPIQTLGVNLTTTIHSALIMATSPIICSLFILYAEKIFPKKIFSGILLAFSGVGLIILTSSKTSLELPYMFWGDILLLINSIAWAYFSLRGRQIMTHYHPFVCMAYIFIWGTILLLPLMLVFNAFQPLVFNFFQPPNFSLLGILVYLGIFSSVYSYFIWYKAINTIGAVKTSVFMYLNPLISTITGAFFLSESLAITTMIGGACILCGVYLVNKNK; this is encoded by the coding sequence ATGAATAATAAATTACTGTATCTTGCATTATTTTCTGTTTCTTTTTTTTGGGGAACATCTTTTGCCTTAGTAAAAATAGGCCTTTCGCTAAGCGGGCAAGTTGAATTTGTCTTTTCCAGATTATTCGTTTCAGCTTGTATTTTTGCTATTTTTTTATGTTTTTTGAGAAAATCCATCAATATTAAAATCGCACCTGCGCATTACAAGGATTTTTTCATTTTAAGCATTATTGGCATAACTACCTATTATCCTATCCAAACCTTAGGAGTCAATTTAACAACAACTATTCATTCTGCATTAATAATGGCCACAAGTCCGATTATTTGCTCGCTTTTTATTTTATATGCAGAAAAAATTTTCCCCAAAAAAATTTTCAGTGGTATTCTTTTAGCTTTTTCTGGAGTAGGTTTAATTATTTTAACAAGTTCCAAAACTTCCCTTGAACTACCCTATATGTTTTGGGGTGACATCCTCTTGCTTATTAATTCAATAGCCTGGGCCTATTTTTCACTGCGAGGTCGGCAAATAATGACACATTATCATCCATTTGTCTGTATGGCTTATATTTTCATCTGGGGTACAATTTTACTCCTACCTTTAATGTTAGTATTTAATGCTTTTCAACCTCTAGTTTTTAATTTTTTTCAGCCACCCAATTTTTCACTTTTAGGGATTTTAGTTTATTTAGGAATTTTCTCATCTGTTTATAGTTATTTTATTTGGTATAAAGCTATTAATACAATCGGGGCAGTTAAAACCTCTGTCTTTATGTATCTTAACCCTTTAATTTCAACCATCACTGGCGCCTTTTTTTTATCAGAAAGTTTAGCGATTACTACTATGATAGGTGGAGCTTGTATATTGTGCGGCGTTTATTTGGTTAATAAAAATAAATAA
- a CDS encoding YitT family protein — MREYLRKQLSTYIWVAIGCIIMSASINTFFIPHNLLSGGVSGLAMIIYFLTTFPLGVTSILLNIPLFYLAYRYIDTNYCLSGIFGMIVFSLALDATSFLKNAQVMDDIFLSCIYGGLFSGIGASMLYRVNAHSGGTDILGGIVNKYYGLNVATVGFGFNCMLMLIAASLFGLKPAMYTLISMFITSVVANKFTEGFDYKKSIMIISAEPDNIAMGITKELGRGVTYLFGEGAYTKQNRKVIFVVVKLRQVSLVKAIVTQTDPHAFMIITDVTDVIGKGFSLPIKK; from the coding sequence ATGCGTGAATATTTAAGAAAACAATTAAGTACTTATATTTGGGTTGCTATTGGTTGCATTATTATGTCAGCGAGCATCAACACCTTTTTTATTCCTCATAATTTACTCAGTGGTGGTGTAAGTGGTTTAGCTATGATTATTTATTTTTTAACTACCTTTCCTTTAGGTGTTACTAGTATTTTACTTAATATTCCTTTGTTCTACCTAGCTTATCGCTATATTGATACTAATTACTGTCTAAGTGGTATTTTCGGGATGATTGTTTTCTCCTTAGCCCTAGACGCTACCTCATTTTTAAAAAATGCACAAGTTATGGATGATATTTTCTTATCTTGTATTTATGGCGGTTTATTTAGTGGTATTGGTGCATCAATGCTTTATCGTGTCAATGCTCACTCTGGTGGGACAGATATTTTAGGAGGTATAGTAAATAAATACTATGGTTTGAATGTCGCTACTGTCGGTTTTGGTTTCAATTGCATGCTAATGTTAATTGCTGCTAGTCTATTTGGATTAAAACCAGCAATGTACACTTTAATTAGCATGTTTATTACTTCTGTAGTTGCCAATAAATTCACGGAAGGATTCGACTACAAAAAAAGTATCATGATTATCTCAGCTGAACCTGATAATATTGCTATGGGCATAACCAAAGAGCTCGGGCGAGGTGTTACTTATCTTTTTGGCGAAGGCGCTTATACTAAACAAAACCGAAAAGTCATTTTTGTTGTAGTAAAATTACGCCAAGTTTCCTTAGTAAAAGCTATCGTTACTCAAACAGACCCTCATGCTTTTATGATTATAACTGATGTTACCGATGTTATCGGCAAAGGCTTTTCTCTGCCAATAAAAAAATAG
- the murI gene encoding glutamate racemase, giving the protein MNIQQLPIGFMDSGVGGISVLREAVKLLPNEKFIYYGDSQNAPYGIKTDVQIRKLTFNAVEVLRQKPVKAIVIACNTATSVAINDLRIRYQDMPIIGIEPAVKPAIKISHNQKILIMATPMTLKREKFFNLVERYADADQVLPLACPGLVELIEQGQINGAKVQKFLNDLLKPYLQEKISVVVLGCTHYPFIKKALQEILPQTTAVIDGSLGTVNQLRNQLQEKNLLNNSESQGTVEIINSKADERLIMLSKKLLAMQ; this is encoded by the coding sequence ATGAATATCCAACAGTTACCGATTGGCTTTATGGATTCAGGGGTAGGCGGAATAAGTGTTTTACGTGAAGCCGTAAAATTATTACCAAATGAAAAATTTATCTATTATGGTGATTCCCAAAATGCTCCCTATGGAATAAAAACTGATGTGCAAATCCGCAAATTGACCTTCAATGCTGTAGAAGTATTACGTCAAAAGCCAGTTAAAGCAATTGTTATTGCTTGTAATACAGCGACAAGTGTAGCGATTAATGATTTAAGAATTAGATATCAGGATATGCCGATAATTGGAATTGAACCAGCTGTAAAACCAGCAATAAAAATAAGCCATAATCAAAAAATATTGATTATGGCAACGCCGATGACTTTAAAACGTGAAAAATTTTTTAATTTGGTTGAACGGTATGCGGATGCTGATCAGGTTCTACCTTTAGCTTGTCCAGGCTTGGTAGAACTAATAGAGCAAGGTCAAATAAATGGTGCAAAAGTTCAAAAATTTTTAAACGATTTATTGAAACCATATTTGCAAGAGAAAATTTCCGTGGTTGTTTTAGGCTGTACACACTATCCATTTATAAAAAAAGCTTTGCAAGAAATTTTGCCACAAACTACAGCAGTAATCGATGGAAGTTTAGGTACAGTTAACCAGCTAAGAAATCAGTTGCAGGAGAAAAATTTGCTAAATAATAGTGAAAGCCAAGGAACCGTGGAAATTATTAACTCTAAAGCTGATGAACGATTAATTATGTTAAGTAAAAAATTATTAGCGATGCAATAA
- the metA gene encoding homoserine O-acetyltransferase MetA — translation MPIKIPDNLPATAILEQENIFVIKESRAYEQDIRPLKILLLNLMPNKIVTETQLLRLLSNTPIQVEVDFLYTSSYTPTNTGADHLIKFYEKFESIKDRKYDGMIITGAPVEKMEFEEVDYWAELCEIMEWSKSNVYSTLHICWGAQAGLYYHYNIPKQYLDKKQFGVYPHEIVESVPNKLFTGFDDVFYVPHSRHTENRLSDIEQAPELHVLAKSDIAGPFALSDKAGRRIFLTGHAEYDPNSLKDEYDRDVNLGMDIHIPDNYYKDNDPEQKPVVLWRSTANLLFFNWLNYYVYQETPYNLEVLAKDTKGTSSKQ, via the coding sequence ATGCCAATTAAAATACCAGACAATTTACCGGCAACTGCGATACTAGAACAGGAAAATATTTTTGTTATTAAAGAAAGCCGGGCTTATGAACAAGATATTCGACCTTTGAAAATTTTATTATTGAATTTAATGCCTAATAAAATTGTAACAGAAACCCAGTTGTTAAGATTATTGAGTAATACTCCGATTCAAGTAGAAGTGGATTTTTTATATACCTCAAGCTATACACCTACAAATACTGGAGCAGATCATTTGATAAAATTTTATGAAAAATTTGAGTCTATAAAAGACCGAAAATATGATGGAATGATTATCACGGGAGCGCCAGTAGAAAAAATGGAATTTGAAGAAGTTGATTATTGGGCGGAGCTTTGTGAAATAATGGAGTGGAGCAAAAGTAATGTATATTCTACATTACATATTTGTTGGGGGGCACAAGCTGGGTTATACTATCACTACAATATTCCGAAACAGTATTTAGATAAAAAACAATTTGGTGTTTATCCACATGAAATAGTTGAGAGTGTGCCTAATAAATTATTTACAGGATTTGATGATGTTTTTTATGTGCCACACTCGCGTCATACAGAAAATAGGTTAAGTGATATTGAACAAGCACCAGAACTACATGTTTTAGCTAAATCTGATATAGCTGGACCATTTGCTTTATCAGATAAGGCGGGGCGAAGAATATTCTTAACTGGTCATGCTGAATACGACCCTAATAGTTTAAAAGATGAGTATGATCGAGATGTTAATTTAGGGATGGACATTCATATTCCAGATAATTACTACAAAGATAATGATCCGGAACAAAAACCAGTAGTTTTATGGCGAAGTACAGCAAATTTACTTTTTTTCAACTGGCTAAATTATTATGTTTATCAGGAAACACCTTACAATTTAGAAGTTCTAGCTAAAGATACAAAAGGAACTAGTTCTAAGCAATAA